The Thalassotalea nanhaiensis genome has a window encoding:
- a CDS encoding beta-ketoacyl-ACP synthase III: MYSRITGTGSYFPEQVRTNADLEKMVDTTDQWILDRTGIKERRISAEHENVAYMGAKAAEKAAEMAGIKLDDIDMIVMGTTSSHVDLPSAACHVQMYLNIPNVPAFDVAAACSGFIYSLSVADQFIKSGMAKRVLVIGADTLSHLCDPTDRSTIILFGDAAGAVILEASEEPGLISTHLHADGNYGALLGAGSPKRGDLITEESAYIYMKGNEVFKFAVTRLSEIVTETLEHNNMDKSEIDWLVPHQANLRIIAAAAKKLSLPMDQVVVTLDKHGNTSAATIPTALDEAVRDGRIKRGQTVLMEAFGSGFTWGSALMKF, encoded by the coding sequence ATGTATTCACGAATTACAGGTACGGGAAGTTATTTCCCTGAACAAGTCAGAACTAATGCTGATTTAGAAAAAATGGTAGATACAACTGACCAATGGATCCTAGATCGTACCGGCATTAAAGAGCGTCGCATATCAGCTGAGCATGAAAATGTTGCTTATATGGGCGCAAAAGCAGCTGAAAAAGCTGCCGAAATGGCCGGTATAAAACTTGACGATATCGATATGATTGTAATGGGAACAACAAGTTCTCATGTTGATTTACCCAGTGCAGCTTGTCATGTGCAAATGTACTTGAACATTCCTAACGTGCCGGCTTTTGATGTTGCAGCAGCGTGTTCTGGCTTTATATATAGCTTGAGTGTTGCCGATCAATTCATTAAATCTGGCATGGCAAAGCGTGTGTTAGTGATTGGTGCCGATACCCTTTCTCATTTATGTGACCCAACCGATCGTTCAACCATTATATTATTTGGTGATGCGGCTGGCGCAGTTATTCTTGAAGCAAGTGAAGAGCCAGGGCTTATATCTACGCATTTACATGCTGATGGTAACTACGGTGCTCTATTGGGCGCAGGTTCACCTAAACGTGGTGACTTAATTACCGAAGAGAGTGCTTATATTTACATGAAAGGTAATGAAGTATTTAAATTCGCCGTAACTCGTTTAAGCGAAATTGTTACTGAAACACTTGAACATAATAATATGGATAAGTCAGAGATTGATTGGTTGGTACCACACCAAGCAAATCTGCGCATTATTGCTGCCGCGGCGAAAAAACTAAGTTTACCAATGGATCAAGTTGTAGTAACGCTTGATAAACATGGTAATACTTCAGCTGCCACTATCCCTACTGCTTTAGATGAAGCGGTTCGTGATGGCCGCATTAAGCGTGGTCAAACAGTTTTAATGGAAGCCTTTGGTAGTGGCTTCACTTGGGGCAGTGCCCTAATGAAATTTTAA
- the fabD gene encoding ACP S-malonyltransferase, whose product MNNNLAFVFPGQGSQAVGMLADLGDNEVVKSTFASASQALGYDLWDLIQNDSEGKLNQTDYTQPALLTASVAMFRAWLEKGGEMPSVLAGHSLGEYSALVCAGVITLEDAVKLVEKRGQYMQQAVPAGVGAMYAIIGLADDAILAACEQGAGDEVVSAVNFNSPGQVVIAGNKAAVERAGALCKEAGAKRALPLPVSVPSHCALMQPAADKLAADLANIEFNSPKVPVINNVDVELVTDGAAIKDALIRQLYSPVRWTESVEKMASMGVEQLVEAGPGKVLAGLVKRINKQLTCVSVNTTDTLNSALEG is encoded by the coding sequence ATGAATAATAATTTAGCCTTTGTATTTCCTGGTCAAGGTTCACAAGCTGTAGGCATGTTAGCTGATCTGGGCGATAATGAAGTAGTTAAATCTACGTTTGCATCTGCATCTCAAGCACTAGGTTACGACTTATGGGACCTAATTCAAAACGATAGCGAAGGTAAACTAAATCAAACTGATTACACACAACCTGCATTATTAACAGCCAGTGTTGCTATGTTTCGTGCTTGGTTAGAAAAGGGTGGTGAAATGCCATCTGTGCTAGCTGGACATTCATTAGGTGAATACTCTGCACTGGTATGTGCCGGTGTTATCACTCTTGAAGATGCGGTTAAACTTGTTGAAAAACGTGGTCAGTACATGCAACAAGCAGTACCTGCTGGTGTAGGTGCAATGTACGCAATTATCGGTTTAGCTGATGATGCGATTCTTGCTGCTTGTGAGCAAGGTGCAGGTGATGAAGTTGTATCTGCTGTTAACTTTAATTCGCCTGGTCAAGTGGTTATCGCTGGTAATAAAGCTGCTGTTGAACGCGCAGGTGCGCTTTGTAAAGAAGCGGGCGCTAAACGCGCATTACCACTTCCTGTAAGCGTGCCATCGCACTGTGCATTAATGCAACCAGCGGCAGACAAACTAGCTGCTGACTTAGCAAATATTGAATTTAACAGTCCGAAAGTTCCGGTAATTAATAACGTAGATGTTGAATTAGTTACTGATGGTGCGGCAATTAAAGATGCATTAATTCGCCAATTATACAGCCCAGTACGCTGGACTGAATCTGTTGAGAAAATGGCCTCTATGGGCGTAGAACAACTTGTAGAAGCAGGTCCTGGTAAAGTATTAGCTGGTCTTGTAAAACGTATAAATAAACAACTTACATGTGTATCAGTTAATACAACTGACACACTTAACTCAGCTTTAGAAGGTTAG
- the fabG gene encoding 3-oxoacyl-ACP reductase FabG, producing MSLFSLEGKTALVTGASRGIGKAIAEQLVALGAKVIGTATSQGGADNISAYLGNNGKGYELNVTDTDSIAALFDAIKADFGQIDILVNNAGITRDNLMMRMKDSEWDDIITTNLNSLFKISKAVMRPMMKQRNGRIINIGSVVGSMGNAGQVNYATSKAGLLGFTKSLAKEVASRGITVNAIAPGFIDTDMTKALNEEQREAISSQVPANRLGQPEEIAATVAFLASDAAAYINGETIHVNGGMYMV from the coding sequence ATGTCTTTATTTTCATTAGAAGGTAAAACCGCACTGGTTACAGGTGCAAGCCGTGGTATTGGTAAAGCGATCGCTGAGCAATTAGTTGCTCTAGGCGCTAAGGTAATTGGTACAGCAACATCACAAGGCGGTGCTGACAATATTAGTGCTTACTTAGGTAATAACGGTAAAGGTTACGAGTTAAATGTAACAGATACTGATTCAATCGCAGCATTATTTGATGCAATCAAAGCAGACTTCGGTCAAATTGATATTTTAGTTAACAACGCTGGTATTACGCGTGACAACTTAATGATGCGAATGAAAGATAGTGAGTGGGACGATATCATCACGACTAACTTAAATTCTTTATTTAAAATCAGTAAAGCTGTAATGCGTCCAATGATGAAACAACGTAATGGCCGTATTATTAATATCGGTTCTGTTGTTGGTTCAATGGGTAACGCTGGTCAAGTTAACTACGCTACATCTAAAGCGGGCTTGTTAGGCTTCACCAAATCACTAGCAAAAGAAGTAGCCTCTCGTGGCATAACTGTAAATGCTATTGCACCAGGTTTTATTGATACAGATATGACTAAAGCATTAAACGAAGAGCAACGTGAAGCCATTTCATCACAAGTACCTGCTAATCGTTTAGGTCAGCCAGAAGAAATTGCTGCAACTGTTGCATTTTTAGCCTCTGATGCAGCTGCTTATATTAATGGTGAAACTATTCACGTTAATGGCGGTATGTACATGGTTTAA
- the acpP gene encoding acyl carrier protein — translation MSTIEERVRKIIVEQLGVKEEEAKNEASFVDDLGADSLDTVELVMALEEEFDTEIPDEEAEKITTVQSAIDYVTAHG, via the coding sequence ATGAGTACTATCGAAGAACGCGTAAGAAAAATCATTGTTGAACAATTAGGTGTTAAAGAAGAAGAAGCAAAAAACGAAGCATCTTTTGTTGATGACTTAGGTGCAGATTCTCTAGACACAGTAGAATTAGTTATGGCTCTTGAAGAAGAATTTGATACTGAAATTCCAGACGAAGAAGCTGAAAAAATTACTACAGTTCAATCAGCTATCGATTACGTGACTGCTCACGGTTAA
- the fabF gene encoding beta-ketoacyl-ACP synthase II, translated as MVMRRVVVTGLGMLSPLGNNSHSTWDALLAGKSGIGLIDHLDLTHFTTKFAGLVKDFNPEEFGIAKKETRKMDLFIQYGVAAGNQAIEDSGLEVTEQNSSRIGVAIGSGIGGLSLIEEGHAKTISHNVRKLSPFFCPSTILNMISGHLSIMHGLKGPNIAIVTACTTGVHNIGHAARMIAYGDADAMVAGGAEKASTVLGMGGFMSARALSTRNDAPEQASRPWDKDRDGFVLSDGAGVVVLEEYEHAKARGAKIYAELCGFGMSGDAHHITSPPANGEGGAAAMTNAIRDAGIDANQVGYINAHGTSTPAGDIAETNGAKSVFGDHAYNLMMGSTKSMTGHMLGAAGSAEAIFTILALQNQEVPPTINLDNPDEGCDLDYIRGEARQAKLDYALCNSFGFGGTNGSLLFKKI; from the coding sequence ATTGTTATGCGACGAGTGGTAGTCACCGGCTTAGGGATGCTAAGCCCGCTAGGAAATAATTCACATTCAACTTGGGACGCGCTACTTGCAGGAAAAAGTGGTATTGGCCTAATCGATCATCTTGATCTTACTCACTTCACGACTAAATTTGCCGGACTGGTAAAAGACTTTAATCCAGAAGAGTTTGGTATTGCCAAAAAAGAAACCCGAAAAATGGATTTATTCATCCAATACGGGGTAGCTGCTGGTAATCAAGCGATAGAAGATTCAGGTCTAGAAGTTACTGAACAAAACTCAAGTCGCATTGGTGTTGCTATTGGCTCTGGAATTGGAGGCTTATCTTTAATTGAAGAAGGCCATGCAAAAACCATCAGTCATAATGTAAGAAAATTATCTCCTTTTTTCTGTCCATCAACAATTTTAAATATGATCTCTGGTCATTTATCTATTATGCATGGCTTAAAAGGGCCAAATATAGCGATTGTAACCGCATGTACTACCGGTGTGCATAATATCGGTCATGCTGCCCGTATGATTGCTTATGGTGATGCTGATGCAATGGTTGCTGGCGGCGCCGAAAAAGCCTCTACGGTATTAGGTATGGGCGGTTTTATGTCAGCTCGTGCACTTTCTACTCGTAATGATGCTCCTGAGCAAGCTTCTCGTCCTTGGGATAAAGACCGTGACGGCTTTGTATTAAGTGATGGTGCTGGTGTTGTTGTACTTGAAGAGTACGAACACGCTAAAGCACGTGGTGCAAAAATTTATGCCGAGCTTTGTGGTTTTGGTATGAGTGGCGATGCACATCACATTACGTCGCCACCTGCTAATGGTGAGGGCGGAGCAGCAGCAATGACTAACGCAATCCGTGATGCTGGTATTGATGCCAACCAAGTTGGTTATATCAATGCCCATGGTACATCAACACCTGCAGGTGATATTGCAGAAACCAATGGCGCTAAATCTGTATTTGGCGATCATGCCTATAACCTGATGATGGGGTCAACTAAATCAATGACCGGTCATATGTTAGGTGCCGCTGGTTCAGCTGAGGCTATCTTTACTATTCTTGCCTTACAAAACCAAGAAGTACCACCAACAATCAATTTAGATAACCCTGATGAAGGTTGTGATTTAGATTATATTAGAGGCGAAGCCCGCCAAGCCAAACTTGATTATGCATTATGTAATTCATTTGGATTCGGT